DNA sequence from the Acanthopagrus latus isolate v.2019 chromosome 15, fAcaLat1.1, whole genome shotgun sequence genome:
GGGAAGATGTTCGCCGGTTGTTCCCTTTCTTTGAGAAAAACGTCTGGGAGATCCTGAGGGAATCAGGATACCTTCACATCCAGGCCACTAAACCAGACACTGCAGGTGGGGACATACATGACCAGGAAACAGAGTCAGATCTTATTATAACTCTGACACCATTTACAGGTCAAAGATGAACTCACTGTTCTGCAAAGACACCACGTGAAACAATCCAGCTGTTGCTAGTATCTTGTAATCtcagtgtgttgttatttcAGATCTAAATCTGTCTTTACAGGCTGTGGAGTGAATGACTCCCCTGTAGGCTTGGCGGCCTACATTCTGGAGAAGTTCTCCTCCTGGACCGATCTCAGTAACAGAAATCTGATGGACGGTGGGCTGGAAAGGTACAAGAAGGAGTTCAGTTTTGCCTTCTTATTATTTTCAGCTTAAGTATAACACAGTTGTTGATTCTACATGGTTTGTTGTACAGGAAATTCAGCCTGGATGACCTTCTGACAAATGTCATGATCTACTGGACCACAAGCTCCATAGTCTCCTCTATGCGCTTCTACAAAGAGAACCTTAAGAGCAATCCTAACAACAGAATTGATGCAAAGTATGTGACCAAACCCTCTTACGATTTAAACCATGAAATCATCGCCTTTTAGAGCACCATATTATCATATCGTGTTGTAACTTATAAaggtttgtgtttggttttagGACAGGGATATTTGTGCCCACTGGACTCGCCGCCTTCCCTCATGAGCTGATGCACTGCCCGAAGTCGTGGGCACAAATTAGGTATCGAAACATCTACTCCTACACTTTCATGCCCCGAGGTGGTCACTTTGCTGCATTTGAGGAGCCTCAGCTGCTAGCTGACGACGTCATTCAGTTCATCAAAAAAGTGGAGAAGTGAACCCGGTGATGCGATTTCAGACAAATGTCATATTGATAcatctggttttttttttaattgcttctgTGTTTGCAGCACTGTCAAAATCATGTTCAGGttttaattaaaggaaacatataCACAGAGGATACTGGCACATACTGGATCAAAGAAAGTAATATACTGCACTCATCCTTTCAGGttatgttaattaaaaatatattgcaccaatattatgtgtgttttgtgtttattgtctttaaaaagTTAGTGATCTGTAATGCAAAAACATTCttcataaatataaacattaataGAAAATGTCCTTAGATTTAATCACATGACAACAAAGCTTCAAGAACACATTCCCTTGGTATTACAGAAAAGATAACACACTGCTGGTGTCCTTAAACCCACCATTGTTTAAATGTgcatacttttactttttagtcagagatataaaaaagaaacccataatttattaaaatgtagACAGTTGAATTCAAAATTCATTTGaagcattaaaatgtaattctagTATTTGGGCTCCAGAAACTGCGCTCCAATCTTTGTACCTCGCTCTTTCCAACATTCTGGCTCACTTGCTGAAGCCCCTGATAGCCATGGGTGCCTGAAACCACACATAATCCTGCCAGTCTGAACCCTCTGCCCTCTGTCCCTTACAGGTGCTGGGGTCAGTAGACAGAGCAATTACTTGGTTCTTTACTCGGGTTGGCACTTTAAATTGTAGTTTAGGGCGAAACCAACCCACACCACAATCCCGGTGAGCCAGCACCAACACCGTGGTGGACATTAAACGAACGGGTTTGGTGTCGGACAAAAGGTCAGCTACGAAGAGTGTGCGGAAGAGCTGCCTTAAGCAGGAGGATACCCGCAGACATTGATCTCCACTGGCCACGACCAGAGCCTCCATGTTGATCTCGTAGATCTCTTTGGGGAGGACGAGGGAGCCACCCATTAGCAGTAACACGCGGGGCACCCTGCTGATGGAAAACagcacctccagctgctgcagcacctcctccagctcctgaagGGTCTGCTGACACTTGCGCCCGTCCATGTCTGCAGACTGCACTGGCCTCCGACTCACTGTGTCTTTATCCTGACAACCAAACACTTTGACTTGATTTCatacaaaacaatatttcttcATTGATGAACATATCATGTACAGTttgaaaatctttattttacCTGCACTGAGGCTTGCTGTTTCTTCTGCGAGTACACCAGCTGGTCATATGTCATGGGTAGCTGCTGCCTCTGATAGAGAATGCACTTGAGGATCTCGCTGACGAAGCGGCAGCAGCCTTCCTGAGTTGCAGTGCCGGGGAAGACCACGCTCACAAGGCCCTCCTCCCGTGCCCTTCTCACCACCTCAGCATCACTGGCCTCtgtgttattgtgttgtttaCTGGGAGTCACATTGGAATCTTGCACACTGGACTGACCAGAAGTCCCTTGTTCTTGAGTGTTGTCTGTCCAAATGATGAACAGAATAATGTCATTAGGATGCGCAATGGACATGCAGTGTCAGCAAATTCTGTATCTGCAATAACCTATTAATTAAATAAGCAGAGCTCTGAATTTCAAGTAGGGCCTGACTGATACTCAATCAGATGCTGACAcaagtgagtgaaaaaaatccaataacAATATTACAGTCTGTATGAACaaattttcttttgcaaaaaTCCCTCACAAACAGTCTAACAATAACTTTTACTGCCTAAGGTGACAATGAAACAGTAAACATCACTTGGAATTGAATCATTATGAATGATCACAATcattttttctgtaatattgtctCCAAAAAGTGTTCATGATGGGGCATATTGGGCAATATGCTGACACTGAAAAATCTGTGGTAGGCCAGTATCGCAGATGAGATCACACAATCAATATATCTATCAGGCTCAACCTTTCAGTAAATGTAGATGAGTGAAAACTTTCCCTCTTAAATGGGGTGGAGTGGCATAAAATAAGTACTCAAAATAACCTAAAAACTATATCTATGTGCACTACTTCCCTATAGGCACTATTTTGGTGTTAAAATTGTGTCAACTAACGTTAGTCCTCTGGACACATATACCACATCTGTACTTTTACaacagagggaagagaaatCTCCTTTgacattatttaaatgaaaaggcAGTGTTTTGACCACCTGCCAGCTTTACACTCAGCTTCCGGTGTGGATCTCTGGAAGAAAGGGTCCAATAAATATAGGTTCCCAAGTTTCCTTCATTGGGGTCCTTGTCAGAAACATGCTAGAAATGAGTAAGTTAGCCACATTGAGCCCCCATGGGGACACATGGGCTCCCGCAGCAGTTGTGTTACCGACCTGGAGTGATGGTTGTGGCGGTGTTTTCCTTGTCTTCGCTGCTCTTCACACGATGCTGTTTTGTATTTAGTCGGTGTTCAGGTGTGGCCTCTTTCAATTCAGCCCCATTTTTCGCCTTTAAGAGTGTGTTTACGGCCTGCGGGGAGAGCTGCTCGGCAGAATTTCCGCATGAATTTGAGTCGTCGGTAAAACTCAGTAACGTTAAAACTTCACACGTCACATTCGGCTCCTCCACGCTGCTGATAGCTTTATCCGACGTAAACGAAAGGCGTCTCTTCACCTCACTTTCACCGGTTTTAAAAACCGTCTTATTGTCGGCATATTCCGAGTTTAAAGTTGGTTTAAATATATTCGGGTCTTCTGCCATAGTTTTGAATGTCCCCGCCGGCTGTTCCCCGCACTGCATCATGGGAATCGACAGCAATGCCGCGTTCACGAACCCTCTCGTCAAAGTCGTAAAACAGGCAACACACAATTACGATTATCCGACTAGTTAGATGTTCATAACTACACCAAAATGCGATTGTTCTTGTGGACGCGAAGGCATGGGTTTGCATGTgattcttgtcatttttttcatcgTCACTGGCTTATAGAAGTTATTTCGAATAAGACTTGGACTTAAGCGTTCTGATTGTGTCATTTTGTAACAGCCCAGCCTAAATGTAGCAAGATGCACACGACTTCCTTTACTGCTTAATCAATTTACCTGCCCGGTTTTGCTGCGTTCAAGTACTGCTGTAGGACTTTCCGGTGTGTCTCAAATGCAATACAGAGAATGACACTGCAGATATGGATGTTGTTGCCATACAGTGGGTTTATTGATCAGAAAACTGATTTTCATGAAATCATCTGTGTGCAAACATTGCTTGGTCTAGATATAATAACATCTTCTTTTTCAGCCTCGAGCTGCATAATGAAAGAGCTTGTGATTATaagtaaattttaaaaaaaaacaaccaaaaaaaaaaagtaaaataaatgttttgtgttcacTTTAGCTGCTCGTAATAGGCTGCACCTCAGTGGCAGGTTTGTGTAGTGCATTGAGAAAATGAGAACAGGCCCCAGGTGTGATAATTAGGCTTGAAACATGCTGCACTGACTTCGGGCGGATGTCAAACTTCTCTCACtaagagggagaaaacaggCTGTTAAGAGTTGCTGGGTTTGATTAATAATGGCCTCAGTGCGAGTAGCGGTCCGAGTTCGTCCTTTGAACAAAAGGCAGGTATAACGATTGCTTTTGGATTTTTCCTCAGGCTCTTCTCTGAAAATGAACTTTATCACTCTTTCCACAGAGAAAGGCAGTTATCATCAAGCGTTATAGTTCACGTGAAGGAAAACACCACATCTATCCATAAGGTATCTAATCACGAAACCAAGACACACTACACTGCAGGCTGTTGAGGCTTTTCACCAAGAGTGggctgtgctgtgtttgaaaCTTTAGCCATCGTCTGTTGGAGGAGAAAAGCTGAAGGACAGAGTGAAGATCTTCTCTTATGAGTTCTCTTATGATTCAACTGACAGAAGAAGTCCTGCATTTGCATCCCAGGAGAGGGTATTCATATGTTTAAATATCTGTTTGAACCATCTGCAGAAAGTTTTTGTATTGTAGTGAAGGTGAAatgcatgttttcctttttttaatccatAAAACAGTCTTTCTAAccttttctctgcttctttaGATTTTTCATGACTTGGGGTCTGATGTCCTGAAAGCTGCATTTGAGGGTCTCAACACCTGCGTGTTTGCCTATGGCCAAACAGGCTCGGGGAAGTCTTACACCATGATGGGTCACGCAGTAAGGCCTTCTCAGCTTTCTCTGCACTCTTACTGAAGATTAAGGAAGCCATATTAAATCTATCTTGAGAAGGTGCGGTCCTATAAACATTCACAGGTCTTTTTCCAACTTGTACTGCCCTGTAAATTAGCCCCTCAGTCACCCGGGACATCCACAATCACACTGGAGGGCTAAAATTGCAAAATGGCAGCGCTAACCCAGTGTACGGGTAACTCCTCACCACATTAGAAACTGACTGATGGCAGCGTCATCaggcgccccccccccccgcccctccttttctctccatttatCTCTAATCAGAAAATGTGATGAGAGCAGCAGCCCACGGCTTTTCTCTCACTCACCTTGCACGGCAATGGGAAATGCACATTACCAGTGAGGTTTCTGCTTGTCTACCAGGAGGCTTGTGCAAGGTCATCAGCCGAGCGCCTGTCAACATCCCAGATAATTATATATGGCTCTTAATGCTTACTATCTGTTACTTTGTAATTAAAACAAGAGGGCATGCAGCTCAGAGTGGAATTGCTTTTATGCTCCAGTAACTCCATATCAGATGAGCTGTTGTCTGTGTTGCTCAGCAGTCTTTGCATGTGCTGAGTCGTGGTCACGGCGCAGCATAGACACCCAAATTAAGAGTGCATGATAGCAGCAGAATGAAATTGTCACTTTAAAAAGTACACTATGAATAACACTATCATTTTGTCATGAGAGCTCTAAATGCAtcgttgtttttctttttaatttgtcagGATGATAAAGGTTTAATCCCCCGGATCTGTGAAGGCTTGTTCAGCGAGATAAGAAGCAAGAATAAGGCTGTGTCATTCTGTACAGAGGTCAGGTAAGGTGTGCTTCCCCTTATCCTGAAATCTTTGTCATGGAGTGTCAAAATCCTGTCAAATCCATTTCACAACAGCATTTTGATGATGAATATTAGATAGTAATAGGAGGAAAGGGCtatatttttttgggggggcgggGGCAGCACTAAATTCTGCACCATATGTTGGGGTGACGTTCTTTTATTTGCTGATCTAATGCCTGCAGTAAATGGATATTTGGAACCATGTTTAACCATTTAAGCTGGACTGCCATGACCCAATCTCCATGTGATGGACCCCTCGAGGCCTCTCCacaattctgttttattctaaTTTTTGAATGcctttgtcattttgagataTGGCATCTCTAATTCAAAATggcagagggaaaaggagatGGATGAAGTTCCCCTGGGATTACTtgtaaatccttttttttatatcaggAAGCCAGATAGGTTAAAATTAGTTTTTTGACAATCACAAAATAGTTTTCAACATATGGTAAGATAGTTTTGAAATACAGAATTCTTAACCAGATTCTATCAATTTCTTctcttgtatttcttttctgttgctgaAAATGCACCTAACATTACTTCAGTGTGGCTATAAGGCCCCGGTTAGTCTCTGACACCCGGAAAGCTTTTGTGAATCATCACTTTAAAATTACACAGAACTACAGAACATTTCATGAGTGCACCCAAAAGTATTGTGACCACCTAAAAAGAAGTGAACAAATGGATAATGTGCCTTGGGTCTCCAGTCAGAATTAAGAGAACACCTTTTCCAGCtaatgaaatgttgtttccCAGTTATTTCTGtcttatactgtatgttttgcaGCTGAGGCCACTGTATTTGAATgctaaacatttaaaagtttacCACCTACGAACCAGAGGCCAAAACcttttatcatttatatatGTCGGTATACTTTCATGCAGTATTTAACCTCATGGCGGTGGAATCGGTGTAAAATGGATATTATGGTCAAACGGGGAAAAAGGGATTCATTTATCACTTTATGTAGCTAGAACAGACATATAACTTCAGAGAAGCGTAGGGCCCAACTGTAATGCATTCCTTTTTTAGAACCAGAGAAGGGCAGCATTAAGGCTTTATTACTTTAATCACATAATGATCGAAATCCCAGATGATATCTAGTCTCATCACAGTATCTGTTTCATGGCTACACGTCCAAGCGGTACTCCTCAATGATAAGCCTGGGAGATGAAATTGAGGATCTTTAGCTTATCACGCTACTCTGAAGCCATTATTTTACCATTTGTTATCATGTGTGCTGCTGGCACATCTTTCTGGTTTTATCAAGTCTAGAAGCAAGAATAATGCTGTGTCATTCTGTACAGAGGTCAGGTTAGGTCCGCTTCCTCTTATCCTAAAGTCTTCGTCATGGAGTGTCACAATCCTGCACATTTCACAACAGCATTTTCATGATGAACTGAAAAATATTAGTTAGTAACAGGGGAAGGGGTATATatgtattatgttttttattattattattattattttttttttggggtaCCGGCATATAAAGCTGGCAAAGTAACAGCACTAAATTCTGCGCTACATGTTGGGGTGATGCTCCTTTATTTGCTGATCTAATGCCTACagtattttattacttttaatcACATAATAATCAAAATCCCAGATGATGTCTAGTCTCATCACAGTATCTGTTTCATGGCTACATGTCCAAGCTGTACTCCTCAGTGATAAGCCTGGGAGATGAAATTGAGGATTTTAAGCCTATCAAGCTACTCTGAAGCCATTATTTTACCATTTGTTATCATGTGTGCTGCTGGCACATCATTTTGGTTTCATCAAGTCTAGAATAGgttgggttttcttttttttttgaccagcTCTACAGGGCCTTTTCATTGCATGAAAATGACAGTGGGAttgcttttgaaaaataacacatttctgatgcgttattttgctttttacaCTCAGAAGAAAAGTGGATCCTACAGGAAGCGCGCAGCATTTTTCTCgcaaacaacattaaaaacagaatttcagACATGTTTGGATCAAGTAGACAGGAAATTAGTTTAACGTAGATTCAGTCACTATAGCGGCCCAGTTTGTTGGTCAGACCCTCACCATGGTACTAAATTCTCTATTGGTAGCTCCACATTCATCCCCACATTATAAACACCTtcatacatttttgtaattgtAAGGAGGTGATGGTCGTTGGAATATTATGTAACTGGCCTGATGATCCTCcctgttttttattattgtaatCATGACCTCCAGTCATTTAGAAGCCATCTAAAATTGTAACCCATTTGATTTCCCAATGCTGTGCCAGAAAACAACTTGCATGGCTACATCCACAGGATATGGTCCTATGCCATTTCATTACTGTCACGCTCTCGTAAAGCCTAATTGCTCCATGCCTTGCATTGTTTTTGAATCAGCCACTCAGAGTAGTCCTTTTGCTCCTTGCACACACCCACCGCAGTAATGACTGAAGCGCTCCGTCGAAGCctgctttgcatttgtttgtttgtttattcatcgCAAATTCAAGCGGaacaatgcacacacagtaaTCTGGCTTTAAACCTGCATCTCTTTCCATAGTAGACAGTGAATAGGAActtgttttgttctcatttgGTGCTGTGCCATCCACATATCAACACGGAAACCCTTCATTaatttgtgcctgtgtgtgcaaTCTTGAATCaaattttgcatttgtgtttctgcCTTGGCGCTAGCTATTTGGAGATCTATAATGAACGCGTGCAAGACCTTCTCACGAAGAGGACTGCACCCACAGATGGTGGAGGCCTGAGAGTGAGGGAGCACCCCAGGGATGGACCCTATGTAGAGAGTAAGACAGGATTTTAATTGTTTCTTGTCTCTGTTGTCTGAGCTGAGTTTGTGAATGCAGAAATATCTCATACAGATTAAAACGTGTGTGTAGATCTGTCCAAACACTCGATACTCAGCCACAGTGACTTGGAGGACCTGATCGTTCTCGGGAATGCCAACCGCACCACGGCCAGCACAGGCATGAATAACGTCAGCAGCCGCTCCCATGCCATCTTCACCATCAGCATCACCCAGGTGCGCGGTAGTTCTATGTGTCCTTCCTGCCAGGTTGAATCAgagttaacattttttaaagttttcctGTAAACTCTTTGGATGTTGGTTAAGGCCATCCCTCAAGAGTTCCAATTAGCcttgtttatctgttttgtgtAATGCTCATTTCTAACGTCTTCAAAGGCTTTTCCATCTGAAGTTGCACCTCAGTCATGATACCACCTACATGCCTAAGTATTCCTCTGTGACATTGCCTCTTTGAACTCAAAGACGTTTGCTCAGTATTGTTTTTGCACGCCATGGAGGTGGAGTTGCCACGTGAGACACAAAATAAGATCCACCTGGTAGACCTGGAAGGCAGCGAGAGAGCCAATGCCACGTGCACAATGGGCACCAGGCTAAAGGAAGGAACCAACATCAACAAATCACTAGTTACCCTGGCCAGTGTGATCTCAGCTCTGAGTAAATGGCAGGTTACTGAATGACTGAAATGCCAAGATACTACATCTCTCTCTAGTATTACTGAGCCAGTGAAAAGACAGTGaataattgttttcattgtgaggATGGTGAGTTTGATGTTgctacattttctttgtatttctttttcctattttttttttttttttttttttttgcatgccaCAGGCGTGGTTGGATGCAGAGTTGCCACGTGAGACCCTAAGTAAGATCCACCTGGTAGACCTGGCAGGCAGCGAGAGAGCCAACGCCACATGCACAACGGGCACCAGGCTGAAGGAAGGTGCCAACATCAACAAATCGCTGGTCACCCTGGGCAGTGTGATCTCAGCTCTGGGTAAATGGcagatgactgactgactgacacaccATGACACCACATCATTCTCTAGTTTTTAGCCAGTGAATAGATGGTAATTGTTTTTAGGACATCAGTGGAATTGCTCCATCGATCTCTGATGATTTATGTTTCATTCCATTTAAGGAGACACTCaattcataattttattttgggttactactagaatagattacatgctttaatgctcaaaaaaatgcatcctttttctcaaactgtccagtgctgcaaaACTGTATTACccctctgttttagctcctgtctcttcaaAGCCCCAAATAccaagtctcctctgattggacagctcACATACGCCAAAGCCAGCATCATTCACCACGTCTCCGGTTGGCTGTGTTGTATTTTCAGCTTctagttagcttcacttctactgTGAATAtgggcataaattatgcaaatctGTGACAGGAAGTGTCCAGGAGCAGTGTGTTCTATAGGAGAGAGGAGAtcctgttggtgtggacttcaGGCTTTTCTAACTTTCAAGACAATTTACATGCTCAAGAACCTATAACTCTACACTCCTACACTGAAGGAAAGACAGcaaaaagcataatatgtcttCTGTTGTGATAAAATTTAAGGCTGGAATTTGACTCACTGCAATGACCTGTACAGTTTTACTTTTCCACCGTCTCtgagtcagtgtttttctctctgtgtaaCCCACCCAGCTGACCTTAGTGGGGGagcaacaacaaagaagaagcAGATCTTCATTCCCTTCAGAGACTCTGTGCTGACATGGCTACTAAAAGACAGCCTGGGTGGAAACTCTTTGACTACTATGATAGCAAGTATGTACTGAAATTCAGAACTTTGCTGACCTCATGACATCTCATGCTTCTTCCAGAAAGTGTGCATCAACCGTTTTATTCTTACTGGGTCTTGAGAATGTTTCAAAAAATAGAAGGTGATTTTTGCCACATaatcctgtgtttttattttaccacTGCACATTTATCCCTGGTGATTTTTACATGGCAGCCGTTTCTCCCGCCGATGTGAACTACATTGAGACCCTGAGCACTTTGCGCTACGCCAGCCGAGCCAGAAACATAGTAAACTCTCCCACTGTGAATGAGGATGGCAGCGTGAAGGtgatcagagagctgcaggcGGAAGTTACCAGGCTCCGAAGACTACTAGAGGTTGCCAGTCAGTTCTTGCATATGTTcaaaatgcagtgtgtgtgttgacagtgttttaaTGAGATACATTTTAGGTTTGACAATCTTTTCTCCATTACTCCAGGTTTCCAATGGGGAGCTGCCATCCTCTGTGGACGTAGCGGACGAGCTGCATCAAAATGAGGAAAAGGTGAGTCACCCACTGTCAAAGGAAAACCTGTGTGTTCTGATGTTCTCCCCTGTAAATAATACACCTGCTCCTTCTGCTGTACCACCCTCCAGGTTCTGGCACTGACTAAGAAGTGGACCAGCGAATGGGGCGAGACCCAGAGTACTCTGCAGGTAAAACGATGATGCACTCATGTAGTAAAGGCTGCACAAGTTGTCGTCTTTTTAAATAATCATCTTTGAAAGATCaacaatcaagaaaaaaagttcTTGGCCCTCTCAAATGATTCATGTAATTGTAATATGTGTTTCGTGCTTTTTATTTGTCCCTGAGATATATGATAAAGACCACCAGGTGGCCTCCTCCAGCCACTCCATCAATTTATTGTTGTAatattgcctcattaatattgtaaaaactaaaatgctGACTTTAAATCTTCTTCTCCAAAAGTACAAGTGACCTTTTTAAAgacttgcaaaaaaaaccctgtagTTAGACACagtaaaagtcttttttttctttctttcatacAGAGCAGAGtaaacatttcagaataaatgttaggtacttttgttcagttgtttttagttactcttgttgttttatatttctgttgcCTGCCTTGTTTTCTACACTGTCATTTTCAATCTCGCAATATTTCATAAGAAACTTGACTTCCccttttacaaagaaaaattcAGCATTGCATTTTAAATAGTTTTATCGTTGAATGATCAACTGCACTCCACAAATTCTGAACCATTTCAAATCAGCCATGTAATTGGAACGTGTTTCTTGCTTTGTCTATTTACATGTATGACTAAACCGCCAGATGGCCCTGACTTGTGGCCTCATCCAGCCACCCCCTCATTACTTTTATTCAGACGCAATAGGAGTTGAAAGGATTGTTAACCTTTCTCACAACACATTGATTAAAAGGCCAAGTGAGCATTTGTAAAAACATGCTGGGGCCAGTCAGTTAGTTTGACTCACAAACGCTTGGTGCTGCTTGTTTTGATTCTTGTATGAGAGCTAAGACAATAACTGGTTTTCTTCCAGTCATCCAGTTTGTTGCGGCACTTTTGATGAATCAATACATATcctaaaggtgcactatgtggtttttTGGAAGAGAGAAAGATCTTAACTGACTAATTTTTGTCATGCCTTGAACAACTAAACACTTTCTCCATTTTGATTATGACTGAATAATACATATTCTGATGAAATGACTAAATTGATATGAGTTTTTATCATTACCTCATAcctaaatattaaaatatccagtttttATCCAAAAGCACAAAGTGCCCTTTTAAAGACTTGCAGTAAAACTCTGTAGTTAGACATAACTTAAACTTACATAttgttgttatattgttttCCTTTCGCACAGAGTACACGCTAGAGTAAATGTTGGGTGCCTTTATTCAGGCATATTCTTTGAAGAGGAGGGCTGAAAAAAGGCAGGCAACAATCTACTAATATGTCATAACACATTTGCACTTTTAAGTCTGACATCCAGTTGGAACAATAGTTGTGTTTTGAAGAGTGCTGATGCCATTTGAAGCTTGGTACAAAAGGATGTATGTAAGTAAAACGGAAGGCCACTGAGTACATTGTGTGATGGTTTGCTCTATTAATTCTAACACTAACATTAAACAAAGCAGGCAGCCCCATGCAGCAGTGCTGCGTGCAGTAAAGACTTCCTACCAGCTGGTGTCACTGCAAGTCTTGTGAACAGCCACAGCCATTTCATGGAGTGGAGAGGGGAACGGGGAGTAGAGTCAACCTGgcatttaaatttaattttccatctatttaaattttaaatggcaacaaaaaagCCAAGTTCTTGTAATGATCGTAAAAGTTAGTATGCGACAGTGTTTGGGGAGTCTCgcaaagagaaacagaacagataTGCCTTCAACTCAGTGTGGTTTCTCTGAGGCTGGAACAGAGTGGCAGGCAGCATCTTTGCGAGACCCCGAGCTGcaacaacgacaaaaaaaaaatgccaccaTTTGCCAGCCTAGAATTTACTCTCAACACTTTTTCCTCTGTTGAATTTGTGCCCAACCTCCCAAATAACCGCAAATGTCATCTGTTTGGGACTCATCCTGTTCAGTCAAGTAGCCTGTTGCATTATGCATTGAATGGTGAAGCGTGCTACTCATGAAAAGTATTTAGTGACTTGTTGTCTCCCTCACACATGCTAGCTGTAGCATTTCAAACTGTTCTTACGATCTGCCCATTTGGAAGTTTTCtgaatatatgtatgtatttcttaGTTTGAAGCAGCCAGTAGAGTGAGTGGTCA
Encoded proteins:
- the LOC119033161 gene encoding MAD2L1-binding protein-like produces the protein MMQCGEQPAGTFKTMAEDPNIFKPTLNSEYADNKTVFKTGESEVKRRLSFTSDKAISSVEEPNVTCEVLTLLSFTDDSNSCGNSAEQLSPQAVNTLLKAKNGAELKEATPEHRLNTKQHRVKSSEDKENTATTITPDNTQEQGTSGQSSVQDSNVTPSKQHNNTEASDAEVVRRAREEGLVSVVFPGTATQEGCCRFVSEILKCILYQRQQLPMTYDQLVYSQKKQQASVQDKDTVSRRPVQSADMDGRKCQQTLQELEEVLQQLEVLFSISRVPRVLLLMGGSLVLPKEIYEINMEALVVASGDQCLRVSSCLRQLFRTLFVADLLSDTKPVRLMSTTVLVLAHRDCGVGWFRPKLQFKVPTRVKNQVIALSTDPSTCKGQRAEGSDWQDYVWFQAPMAIRGFSK